One window from the genome of Oryctolagus cuniculus chromosome 1, mOryCun1.1, whole genome shotgun sequence encodes:
- the INPPL1 gene encoding phosphatidylinositol 3,4,5-trisphosphate 5-phosphatase 2 isoform X1, with amino-acid sequence MASACGTPGPGGALGSPAPAWYHRDLSRAAAEELLARAGRDGSFLVRDSESVAGAFALCVLYQKHVHTYRILPDGEDFLAVQTSQGVPVRRFQTLGELVGLYAQPNQGLVCALLLPVEGEREPDPPDDRDASDGEDEKPPLPPRSGSTSISGPVGPSSPSPAPETPTTPAAESAPNGLSTVSHEYLKGSYGLDLEAVRGGASNLPHLTRTLVTSCRRLHSEVDKVLSGLEILSKVFDQQSSPMVTRLLQQQNPPQTGEQELESLVLKLSVLKDFLSGIQKKALKALQDMSSTAPPAPLQPSIRKAKTIPVQAFEVKLDVTLGDLTKIGKSQKFTLSVDVEGGRLVLLRRQRDSQEDWTTFTHDRIRQLIKSQRVQNKLGVVFEKEKERTQRKDFIFVSARKREAFCQLLQLMKNKHSKQDEPDMISVFIGTWNMGSVPPPKNVTSWFTSKGLGKTLDEVTVTIPHDIYVFGTQENSVGDREWLDLLRGGLKELTDLDYRPIAMQSLWNIKVAVLVKPEHENRISHVSTSSVKTGIANTLGNKGAVGVSFMLNGTSFGFVNCHLTSGNEKTARRNQNYLDILRLLSLGDRQLNAFDISLRFTHLFWFGDLNYRLDMDIQEILNYISRKEFEPLLRVDQLNLEREKHKVFLRFSEEEISFPPTYRYERGSRDTYAWHKQKPTGVRTNVPSWCDRILWKSYPETHIICNSYGCTDDIVTSDHSPVFGTFEVGVTSQFISKKGLSKTSDQAYIEFESIEAIVKTASRTKFFIEFYSTCLEEYKKSFENDAQSSDNINFLKVQWSSRQLPTLKPILADIEYLQDQHLLLTVKSMDGYESYGECVVALKSMIGSTAQQFLTFLSHRGEETGNIRGSMKVRVPTERLGTRERLYEWISIDKDEAGAKSKAPSVSRGSQEPRSGSRKPASTEASCPLSKLFEEPEKPPPTGRPPAPPRAVPREEPLTPRLKPEGAPEPEGVAAPPPKNSFNNPAYYVLEGVPHQLLPPEPPSPARAPVPPATKNKVAVTVPAPQLGRHRPPRAGEGSSSDEESGGTLPPPDFPPPPLPDSAIFLPLSLDPLPGPVVRGRCGGEARGPPPPKAHPRPPLPPGPSPASTFLGDVASGDDRSCSVLQMAKTLSEVDYAPAGPARSVLLPSPLDLQPPRGLPSDYGRPLSFPPPRIRESIQEDLAEEAPCPQGGRAGGLGEAGMGAWLRAIGLERYEEGLVHNGWDDLEFLSDITEEDLEEAGVQDPAHKRLLLDTLQLSK; translated from the exons ATGGCCTCGGCGTGCGGGACGCCGGGCCCTGGGGGCGCGCTGGGCAGCCCGGCTCCTGCCTGGTACCACCGCGACCTGAGCCGCGCTGCGGCAGAGGAGTTGCTGGCCCGGGCGGGCCGCGATGGCAGCTTCCTGGTCCGAGACAGCGAGAGCGTGGCGGGGGCCTTCGCGCTCTGCGTCCT GTATCAGAAGCATGTGCACACATACCGCATCCTGCCTGATGGAGAGGACTTCCTGGCCGTGCAG ACCTCGCAGGGTGTGCCTGTGCGGCGcttccagaccctgggagagCTCGTCGGCCTGTACGCCCAGCCCAACCAGGGCCTCGTGTGTGCCCTGCTGCTGCCTGTAGAGGGCGAGAGAGAGCCGGACCCGCCGGACGACCGCGACGCCTCAG ATGGGGAGGATGAGAAGCCCCCGCTGCCGCCGCGCTCTGGCTCCACCAGCATTTCTGGCCCGGTGGGGCCAAGCAGCCCATCGCCAGCCCCCGAGACGCCCACAACTCCCGCTGCTGAGAG CGCTCCCAACGGGCTCAGCACCGTCTCACACGAGTATCTGAAGGGTAGCTATGGGCTGGACCTGGAGGCTGTGAGAGGCGGAGCCAGCAACCTGCCCCACCTCACCCGCACCCTGGTCACCTCCTGCCGGAGGCTGCACAG TGAGGTGGACAAGGTCCTGTCTGGCCTGGAGATCCTGTCCAAGGTGTTTGACCAGCAGAGCTCGCCCATGGTGACTCGCCTTTTGCAGCAGCAG AACCCACCACAGACTGGGGAGCAGGAACTGGAGAGCCTGGTACTGAAGCTGTCAGTGCTCAAGGACTTCCTGTCTGGCATCCAGAAGAAG GCCCTGAAGGCCCTACAGGACATGAGCTCCACGgcaccccctgctcccctgcagcCGTCCATACGGAAGGCCAAGACCATCCCCGTGCAGGCCTTTGAG GTGAAGCTGGACGTGACCCTGGGCGACCTGACCAAGATCGGGAAGTCGCAGAAGTTCACGCTGAGCGTGGATGTGGAGGGCGGACGGCTGGTGCTGCTGAGAAGACAGCGGGACTCCCAGGAGGACTGGACCACTTTCACCCATGACCGCA TCCGCCAGCTCATTAAATCCCAGCGTGTCCAGAACAAGCTTGGTGTCGTgtttgagaaggagaaagagcgGACGCAGCGCAAGGATTTCATCTTTGTCAGTGCTCGG AAGCGGGAGGCCTTTTGCCAGCTGCTGCAGCTCATGAAAAACAAGCACTCCAAGCAGGATGAGCCCGACATGATCTCTGTCTTCATAGGCACCTGGAACATGg GAAGTGTGCCACCTCCGAAAAACGTGACATCTTGGTTCACATCAAAGGGCCTGGGGAAGACCCTGGACGAGGTCACAGTGACCATACCCCACGACATCTATGTCTTTGGGACCCAGGAGAACTCGGTGGGCGACCGAGAGTGGCTGGACCTGCTGCGTGGGGGCCTCAAGGAGCTCACAGATTTGGATTACCGCCCG ATTGCCATGCAGTCGCTGTGGAACATCAAGGTGGCCGTGCTGGTCAAGCCAGAGCACGAGAACCGCATCAGCCACGTCAGCACCTCCAGCGTGAAGACCGGCATCGCCAACACTCTGG GGAACAAGGGAGCTGTGGGCGTGTCCTTCATGCTCAACGGCACCTCGTTTGGCTTTGTGAATTGCCACCTCACCTCGGGGAACGAGAAGACTGCGCG GCGGAACCAGAACTACCTGGACATCCTGCGGCTGCTCTCGCTGGGCGACCGGCAGCTCAATGCCTTTGACATCTCTCTGCGCTTCACCCACCTCTTCTGGTTTGGGGACCTCAACTATCGCCTAGACATGGACATCCAG GAGATCCTGAactacatcagcaggaaggagTTTGAGCCCCTGCTCAGGGTGGACCAACTCAACTTGGAGCGGGAGAAGCACAAGGTCTTCCTCCGATTCA GTGAGGAAGAGatctccttcccacccacctACCGCTACGAGCGGGGTTCCCGGGACACGTATGCCTGGCACAAGCAGAAGCCAACTGGG gtcCGGACCAACGTGCCCTCATGGTGTGATCGGATTCTGTGGAAGTCCTACCCTGAGACCCACATCATCTGCAATTCCTATG gttgCACGGATGACATTGTCACCAGCGACCACTCCCCTGTGTTTGGGACATTTGAGGTTGGAGTTACCTCTCAGTTCATCTCCAAGAAAG GGCTCTCGAAGACTTCGGACCAGGCCTACATCGAGTTTGAGAGCATCGAGGCCATTGTGAAGACAGCCAGCCGCACCAAGTTCTTCATTGAGTTCTACTCCACCTGCCTGGAGG AGTACAAGAAGAGCTTCGAGAATGATGCCCAGAGCAGTGATAACATCAACTTCCTCAAAGTGCAATGGTCCTCACGCCAGCTACCCACG ctcaaACCCATTCTGGCTGACATCGAATACCTGCAAGACCAGCACCTCTTGCTCACAGTCAAGTCCATGGATGGCTATGAATCCTatg GGGAGTGCGTGGTTGCGCTCAAGTCCATGATTGGCAGCACGGCCCAGCAGTTCCTGACCTTCCTGTCCCACCGTGGCGAGGAGACGGGCAACATCCGCGGCTCCATGAAGGTGCGGGTGCCCACGGAGCGCCTGGGCACCCGGGAGCGGCTCTACG AGTGGATCAGCATTGATAAGGATGAGGCAGGAGCAAAGAGCAAAGCCCCCTCTGTGTCGCgaggcagccaggagcctag GTCAGGGAGCCGCAAGCCAGCCTCCACAGAGGCCTCCTGCCCGCTGTCCAAGTTATTCGAAGAACCAGAGAAACCGCCACCAACGGggaggcccccagccccaccccgagCAGTGCCCCGGGAGGAGCCCTTGACCCCCAG gttgaagccagagggGGCTCCTGAGCCGGAAGGGGTGGCGGCCCCCCCACCCAAGAACAGCTTCAACAACCCCGCCTACTACGTCCTCGAAGGGGTCCCACACCAGCTGCTGCCGCCAGAGCCACCCTCGCCTGCCAGGGCCCCCGTCCCGCCTGCCACCAAGAACAAAGTGGCTGTCACCGTGCCTGCCCCACAGCTGGGGCGCCACCGGCCCCCccgggcaggagaggggagctcATCAGATGAGGAGTCGGGGGGCACACTGCCCCCTCCGGacttccctccccccccactcCCAGACTCCGCCATCTTCCTGCCCCTCAGTCTGGATCCTCTGCCGGGGCCGGTAGTCCGGGGTCGATGTGGGGGTGAGGCCCGGGGCCCACCCCCTCCCAAGGCCCACCCAAGGCCCCCgctgcccccaggcccctcccctgctaGCACTTTCCTGGGCGATGTCGCCAGCGGGGACGACCGCTCCTGCTCCGTGCTGCAGATGGCCAAGACGCTGAGCGAGGTGGACTATGCTCCGGCGGGGCCTGCCCGCTCCGTGCTCCTGCCAAGCCCCCTGGATCTGCAGCCACCCCGAGGACTGCCCTCAGACTATGGCCGGCCCCTCAGCTTCCCTCCGCCCCGCATCCGAGAGAGCATCCAGGAGGACCTGGCAGAGGAG GCTCCGTGCCCGCAGGGCGGGCGGGCCGGCGGGCTGGGCGAGGCGGGCATGGGTGCCTGGCTGCGGGCCATCGGCTTGGAGCGCTATGAGGAGGGCCTGGTGCACAATGGCTGGGACGACCTGGAGTTTCTCAG TGACATCACggaggaagacctggaggaggctggggtgcaggacccagctCACAAGCGCCTCCTTCTGGATACCTTACAGCTCAGCAAGTAA
- the INPPL1 gene encoding phosphatidylinositol 3,4,5-trisphosphate 5-phosphatase 2 isoform X2, with translation MASACGTPGPGGALGSPAPAWYHRDLSRAAAEELLARAGRDGSFLVRDSESVAGAFALCVLYQKHVHTYRILPDGEDFLAVQTSQGVPVRRFQTLGELVGLYAQPNQGLVCALLLPVEGEREPDPPDDRDASDGEDEKPPLPPRSGSTSISGPVGPSSPSPAPETPTTPAAESAPNGLSTVSHEYLKGSYGLDLEAVRGGASNLPHLTRTLVTSCRRLHSEVDKVLSGLEILSKVFDQQSSPMVTRLLQQQNPPQTGEQELESLVLKLSVLKDFLSGIQKKALKALQDMSSTAPPAPLQPSIRKAKTIPVQAFEVKLDVTLGDLTKIGKSQKFTLSVDVEGGRLVLLRRQRDSQEDWTTFTHDRIRQLIKSQRVQNKLGVVFEKEKERTQRKDFIFVSARKREAFCQLLQLMKNKHSKQDEPDMISVFIGTWNMGSVPPPKNVTSWFTSKGLGKTLDEVTVTIPHDIYVFGTQENSVGDREWLDLLRGGLKELTDLDYRPIAMQSLWNIKVAVLVKPEHENRISHVSTSSVKTGIANTLGNKGAVGVSFMLNGTSFGFVNCHLTSGNEKTARRNQNYLDILRLLSLGDRQLNAFDISLRFTHLFWFGDLNYRLDMDIQEILNYISRKEFEPLLRVDQLNLEREKHKVFLRFSEEEISFPPTYRYERGSRDTYAWHKQKPTGVRTNVPSWCDRILWKSYPETHIICNSYGLSKTSDQAYIEFESIEAIVKTASRTKFFIEFYSTCLEEYKKSFENDAQSSDNINFLKVQWSSRQLPTLKPILADIEYLQDQHLLLTVKSMDGYESYGECVVALKSMIGSTAQQFLTFLSHRGEETGNIRGSMKVRVPTERLGTRERLYEWISIDKDEAGAKSKAPSVSRGSQEPRSGSRKPASTEASCPLSKLFEEPEKPPPTGRPPAPPRAVPREEPLTPRLKPEGAPEPEGVAAPPPKNSFNNPAYYVLEGVPHQLLPPEPPSPARAPVPPATKNKVAVTVPAPQLGRHRPPRAGEGSSSDEESGGTLPPPDFPPPPLPDSAIFLPLSLDPLPGPVVRGRCGGEARGPPPPKAHPRPPLPPGPSPASTFLGDVASGDDRSCSVLQMAKTLSEVDYAPAGPARSVLLPSPLDLQPPRGLPSDYGRPLSFPPPRIRESIQEDLAEEAPCPQGGRAGGLGEAGMGAWLRAIGLERYEEGLVHNGWDDLEFLSDITEEDLEEAGVQDPAHKRLLLDTLQLSK, from the exons ATGGCCTCGGCGTGCGGGACGCCGGGCCCTGGGGGCGCGCTGGGCAGCCCGGCTCCTGCCTGGTACCACCGCGACCTGAGCCGCGCTGCGGCAGAGGAGTTGCTGGCCCGGGCGGGCCGCGATGGCAGCTTCCTGGTCCGAGACAGCGAGAGCGTGGCGGGGGCCTTCGCGCTCTGCGTCCT GTATCAGAAGCATGTGCACACATACCGCATCCTGCCTGATGGAGAGGACTTCCTGGCCGTGCAG ACCTCGCAGGGTGTGCCTGTGCGGCGcttccagaccctgggagagCTCGTCGGCCTGTACGCCCAGCCCAACCAGGGCCTCGTGTGTGCCCTGCTGCTGCCTGTAGAGGGCGAGAGAGAGCCGGACCCGCCGGACGACCGCGACGCCTCAG ATGGGGAGGATGAGAAGCCCCCGCTGCCGCCGCGCTCTGGCTCCACCAGCATTTCTGGCCCGGTGGGGCCAAGCAGCCCATCGCCAGCCCCCGAGACGCCCACAACTCCCGCTGCTGAGAG CGCTCCCAACGGGCTCAGCACCGTCTCACACGAGTATCTGAAGGGTAGCTATGGGCTGGACCTGGAGGCTGTGAGAGGCGGAGCCAGCAACCTGCCCCACCTCACCCGCACCCTGGTCACCTCCTGCCGGAGGCTGCACAG TGAGGTGGACAAGGTCCTGTCTGGCCTGGAGATCCTGTCCAAGGTGTTTGACCAGCAGAGCTCGCCCATGGTGACTCGCCTTTTGCAGCAGCAG AACCCACCACAGACTGGGGAGCAGGAACTGGAGAGCCTGGTACTGAAGCTGTCAGTGCTCAAGGACTTCCTGTCTGGCATCCAGAAGAAG GCCCTGAAGGCCCTACAGGACATGAGCTCCACGgcaccccctgctcccctgcagcCGTCCATACGGAAGGCCAAGACCATCCCCGTGCAGGCCTTTGAG GTGAAGCTGGACGTGACCCTGGGCGACCTGACCAAGATCGGGAAGTCGCAGAAGTTCACGCTGAGCGTGGATGTGGAGGGCGGACGGCTGGTGCTGCTGAGAAGACAGCGGGACTCCCAGGAGGACTGGACCACTTTCACCCATGACCGCA TCCGCCAGCTCATTAAATCCCAGCGTGTCCAGAACAAGCTTGGTGTCGTgtttgagaaggagaaagagcgGACGCAGCGCAAGGATTTCATCTTTGTCAGTGCTCGG AAGCGGGAGGCCTTTTGCCAGCTGCTGCAGCTCATGAAAAACAAGCACTCCAAGCAGGATGAGCCCGACATGATCTCTGTCTTCATAGGCACCTGGAACATGg GAAGTGTGCCACCTCCGAAAAACGTGACATCTTGGTTCACATCAAAGGGCCTGGGGAAGACCCTGGACGAGGTCACAGTGACCATACCCCACGACATCTATGTCTTTGGGACCCAGGAGAACTCGGTGGGCGACCGAGAGTGGCTGGACCTGCTGCGTGGGGGCCTCAAGGAGCTCACAGATTTGGATTACCGCCCG ATTGCCATGCAGTCGCTGTGGAACATCAAGGTGGCCGTGCTGGTCAAGCCAGAGCACGAGAACCGCATCAGCCACGTCAGCACCTCCAGCGTGAAGACCGGCATCGCCAACACTCTGG GGAACAAGGGAGCTGTGGGCGTGTCCTTCATGCTCAACGGCACCTCGTTTGGCTTTGTGAATTGCCACCTCACCTCGGGGAACGAGAAGACTGCGCG GCGGAACCAGAACTACCTGGACATCCTGCGGCTGCTCTCGCTGGGCGACCGGCAGCTCAATGCCTTTGACATCTCTCTGCGCTTCACCCACCTCTTCTGGTTTGGGGACCTCAACTATCGCCTAGACATGGACATCCAG GAGATCCTGAactacatcagcaggaaggagTTTGAGCCCCTGCTCAGGGTGGACCAACTCAACTTGGAGCGGGAGAAGCACAAGGTCTTCCTCCGATTCA GTGAGGAAGAGatctccttcccacccacctACCGCTACGAGCGGGGTTCCCGGGACACGTATGCCTGGCACAAGCAGAAGCCAACTGGG gtcCGGACCAACGTGCCCTCATGGTGTGATCGGATTCTGTGGAAGTCCTACCCTGAGACCCACATCATCTGCAATTCCTATG GGCTCTCGAAGACTTCGGACCAGGCCTACATCGAGTTTGAGAGCATCGAGGCCATTGTGAAGACAGCCAGCCGCACCAAGTTCTTCATTGAGTTCTACTCCACCTGCCTGGAGG AGTACAAGAAGAGCTTCGAGAATGATGCCCAGAGCAGTGATAACATCAACTTCCTCAAAGTGCAATGGTCCTCACGCCAGCTACCCACG ctcaaACCCATTCTGGCTGACATCGAATACCTGCAAGACCAGCACCTCTTGCTCACAGTCAAGTCCATGGATGGCTATGAATCCTatg GGGAGTGCGTGGTTGCGCTCAAGTCCATGATTGGCAGCACGGCCCAGCAGTTCCTGACCTTCCTGTCCCACCGTGGCGAGGAGACGGGCAACATCCGCGGCTCCATGAAGGTGCGGGTGCCCACGGAGCGCCTGGGCACCCGGGAGCGGCTCTACG AGTGGATCAGCATTGATAAGGATGAGGCAGGAGCAAAGAGCAAAGCCCCCTCTGTGTCGCgaggcagccaggagcctag GTCAGGGAGCCGCAAGCCAGCCTCCACAGAGGCCTCCTGCCCGCTGTCCAAGTTATTCGAAGAACCAGAGAAACCGCCACCAACGGggaggcccccagccccaccccgagCAGTGCCCCGGGAGGAGCCCTTGACCCCCAG gttgaagccagagggGGCTCCTGAGCCGGAAGGGGTGGCGGCCCCCCCACCCAAGAACAGCTTCAACAACCCCGCCTACTACGTCCTCGAAGGGGTCCCACACCAGCTGCTGCCGCCAGAGCCACCCTCGCCTGCCAGGGCCCCCGTCCCGCCTGCCACCAAGAACAAAGTGGCTGTCACCGTGCCTGCCCCACAGCTGGGGCGCCACCGGCCCCCccgggcaggagaggggagctcATCAGATGAGGAGTCGGGGGGCACACTGCCCCCTCCGGacttccctccccccccactcCCAGACTCCGCCATCTTCCTGCCCCTCAGTCTGGATCCTCTGCCGGGGCCGGTAGTCCGGGGTCGATGTGGGGGTGAGGCCCGGGGCCCACCCCCTCCCAAGGCCCACCCAAGGCCCCCgctgcccccaggcccctcccctgctaGCACTTTCCTGGGCGATGTCGCCAGCGGGGACGACCGCTCCTGCTCCGTGCTGCAGATGGCCAAGACGCTGAGCGAGGTGGACTATGCTCCGGCGGGGCCTGCCCGCTCCGTGCTCCTGCCAAGCCCCCTGGATCTGCAGCCACCCCGAGGACTGCCCTCAGACTATGGCCGGCCCCTCAGCTTCCCTCCGCCCCGCATCCGAGAGAGCATCCAGGAGGACCTGGCAGAGGAG GCTCCGTGCCCGCAGGGCGGGCGGGCCGGCGGGCTGGGCGAGGCGGGCATGGGTGCCTGGCTGCGGGCCATCGGCTTGGAGCGCTATGAGGAGGGCCTGGTGCACAATGGCTGGGACGACCTGGAGTTTCTCAG TGACATCACggaggaagacctggaggaggctggggtgcaggacccagctCACAAGCGCCTCCTTCTGGATACCTTACAGCTCAGCAAGTAA
- the INPPL1 gene encoding phosphatidylinositol 3,4,5-trisphosphate 5-phosphatase 2 isoform X3 has protein sequence MASACGTPGPGGALGSPAPAWYHRDLSRAAAEELLARAGRDGSFLVRDSESVAGAFALCVLYQKHVHTYRILPDGEDFLAVQTSQGVPVRRFQTLGELVGLYAQPNQGLVCALLLPVEGEREPDPPDDRDASDGEDEKPPLPPRSGSTSISGPVGPSSPSPAPETPTTPAAESAPNGLSTVSHEYLKGSYGLDLEAVRGGASNLPHLTRTLVTSCRRLHSEVDKVLSGLEILSKVFDQQSSPMVTRLLQQQNPPQTGEQELESLVLKLSVLKDFLSGIQKKALKALQDMSSTAPPAPLQPSIRKAKTIPVQAFEVKLDVTLGDLTKIGKSQKFTLSVDVEGGRLVLLRRQRDSQEDWTTFTHDRIRQLIKSQRVQNKLGVVFEKEKERTQRKDFIFVSARKREAFCQLLQLMKNKHSKQDEPDMISVFIGTWNMGSVPPPKNVTSWFTSKGLGKTLDEVTVTIPHDIYVFGTQENSVGDREWLDLLRGGLKELTDLDYRPIAMQSLWNIKVAVLVKPEHENRISHVSTSSVKTGIANTLGNKGAVGVSFMLNGTSFGFVNCHLTSGNEKTARRNQNYLDILRLLSLGDRQLNAFDISLRFTHLFWFGDLNYRLDMDIQEILNYISRKEFEPLLRVDQLNLEREKHKVFLRFSEEEISFPPTYRYERGSRDTYAWHKQKPTGVRTNVPSWCDRILWKSYPETHIICNSYGCTDDIVTSDHSPVFGTFEVGVTSQFISKKGLSKTSDQAYIEFESIEAIVKTASRTKFFIEFYSTCLEEYKKSFENDAQSSDNINFLKVQWSSRQLPTLKPILADIEYLQDQHLLLTVKSMDGYESYGECVVALKSMIGSTAQQFLTFLSHRGEETGNIRGSMKVRVPTERLGTRERLYEWISIDKDEAGAKSKAPSVSRGSQEPRSGSRKPASTEASCPLSKLFEEPEKPPPTGRPPAPPRAVPREEPLTPRLKPEGAPEPEGVAAPPPKNSFNNPAYYVLEGVPHQLLPPEPPSPARAPVPPATKNKVAVTVPAPQLGRHRPPRAGEGSSSDEESGGTLPPPDFPPPPLPDSAIFLPLSLDPLPGPVVRGRCGGEARGPPPPKAHPRPPLPPGPSPASTFLGDVASGDDRSCSVLQMAKTLSEVDYAPAGPARSVLLPSPLDLQPPRGLPSDYGRPLSFPPPRIRESIQEDLAEE, from the exons ATGGCCTCGGCGTGCGGGACGCCGGGCCCTGGGGGCGCGCTGGGCAGCCCGGCTCCTGCCTGGTACCACCGCGACCTGAGCCGCGCTGCGGCAGAGGAGTTGCTGGCCCGGGCGGGCCGCGATGGCAGCTTCCTGGTCCGAGACAGCGAGAGCGTGGCGGGGGCCTTCGCGCTCTGCGTCCT GTATCAGAAGCATGTGCACACATACCGCATCCTGCCTGATGGAGAGGACTTCCTGGCCGTGCAG ACCTCGCAGGGTGTGCCTGTGCGGCGcttccagaccctgggagagCTCGTCGGCCTGTACGCCCAGCCCAACCAGGGCCTCGTGTGTGCCCTGCTGCTGCCTGTAGAGGGCGAGAGAGAGCCGGACCCGCCGGACGACCGCGACGCCTCAG ATGGGGAGGATGAGAAGCCCCCGCTGCCGCCGCGCTCTGGCTCCACCAGCATTTCTGGCCCGGTGGGGCCAAGCAGCCCATCGCCAGCCCCCGAGACGCCCACAACTCCCGCTGCTGAGAG CGCTCCCAACGGGCTCAGCACCGTCTCACACGAGTATCTGAAGGGTAGCTATGGGCTGGACCTGGAGGCTGTGAGAGGCGGAGCCAGCAACCTGCCCCACCTCACCCGCACCCTGGTCACCTCCTGCCGGAGGCTGCACAG TGAGGTGGACAAGGTCCTGTCTGGCCTGGAGATCCTGTCCAAGGTGTTTGACCAGCAGAGCTCGCCCATGGTGACTCGCCTTTTGCAGCAGCAG AACCCACCACAGACTGGGGAGCAGGAACTGGAGAGCCTGGTACTGAAGCTGTCAGTGCTCAAGGACTTCCTGTCTGGCATCCAGAAGAAG GCCCTGAAGGCCCTACAGGACATGAGCTCCACGgcaccccctgctcccctgcagcCGTCCATACGGAAGGCCAAGACCATCCCCGTGCAGGCCTTTGAG GTGAAGCTGGACGTGACCCTGGGCGACCTGACCAAGATCGGGAAGTCGCAGAAGTTCACGCTGAGCGTGGATGTGGAGGGCGGACGGCTGGTGCTGCTGAGAAGACAGCGGGACTCCCAGGAGGACTGGACCACTTTCACCCATGACCGCA TCCGCCAGCTCATTAAATCCCAGCGTGTCCAGAACAAGCTTGGTGTCGTgtttgagaaggagaaagagcgGACGCAGCGCAAGGATTTCATCTTTGTCAGTGCTCGG AAGCGGGAGGCCTTTTGCCAGCTGCTGCAGCTCATGAAAAACAAGCACTCCAAGCAGGATGAGCCCGACATGATCTCTGTCTTCATAGGCACCTGGAACATGg GAAGTGTGCCACCTCCGAAAAACGTGACATCTTGGTTCACATCAAAGGGCCTGGGGAAGACCCTGGACGAGGTCACAGTGACCATACCCCACGACATCTATGTCTTTGGGACCCAGGAGAACTCGGTGGGCGACCGAGAGTGGCTGGACCTGCTGCGTGGGGGCCTCAAGGAGCTCACAGATTTGGATTACCGCCCG ATTGCCATGCAGTCGCTGTGGAACATCAAGGTGGCCGTGCTGGTCAAGCCAGAGCACGAGAACCGCATCAGCCACGTCAGCACCTCCAGCGTGAAGACCGGCATCGCCAACACTCTGG GGAACAAGGGAGCTGTGGGCGTGTCCTTCATGCTCAACGGCACCTCGTTTGGCTTTGTGAATTGCCACCTCACCTCGGGGAACGAGAAGACTGCGCG GCGGAACCAGAACTACCTGGACATCCTGCGGCTGCTCTCGCTGGGCGACCGGCAGCTCAATGCCTTTGACATCTCTCTGCGCTTCACCCACCTCTTCTGGTTTGGGGACCTCAACTATCGCCTAGACATGGACATCCAG GAGATCCTGAactacatcagcaggaaggagTTTGAGCCCCTGCTCAGGGTGGACCAACTCAACTTGGAGCGGGAGAAGCACAAGGTCTTCCTCCGATTCA GTGAGGAAGAGatctccttcccacccacctACCGCTACGAGCGGGGTTCCCGGGACACGTATGCCTGGCACAAGCAGAAGCCAACTGGG gtcCGGACCAACGTGCCCTCATGGTGTGATCGGATTCTGTGGAAGTCCTACCCTGAGACCCACATCATCTGCAATTCCTATG gttgCACGGATGACATTGTCACCAGCGACCACTCCCCTGTGTTTGGGACATTTGAGGTTGGAGTTACCTCTCAGTTCATCTCCAAGAAAG GGCTCTCGAAGACTTCGGACCAGGCCTACATCGAGTTTGAGAGCATCGAGGCCATTGTGAAGACAGCCAGCCGCACCAAGTTCTTCATTGAGTTCTACTCCACCTGCCTGGAGG AGTACAAGAAGAGCTTCGAGAATGATGCCCAGAGCAGTGATAACATCAACTTCCTCAAAGTGCAATGGTCCTCACGCCAGCTACCCACG ctcaaACCCATTCTGGCTGACATCGAATACCTGCAAGACCAGCACCTCTTGCTCACAGTCAAGTCCATGGATGGCTATGAATCCTatg GGGAGTGCGTGGTTGCGCTCAAGTCCATGATTGGCAGCACGGCCCAGCAGTTCCTGACCTTCCTGTCCCACCGTGGCGAGGAGACGGGCAACATCCGCGGCTCCATGAAGGTGCGGGTGCCCACGGAGCGCCTGGGCACCCGGGAGCGGCTCTACG AGTGGATCAGCATTGATAAGGATGAGGCAGGAGCAAAGAGCAAAGCCCCCTCTGTGTCGCgaggcagccaggagcctag GTCAGGGAGCCGCAAGCCAGCCTCCACAGAGGCCTCCTGCCCGCTGTCCAAGTTATTCGAAGAACCAGAGAAACCGCCACCAACGGggaggcccccagccccaccccgagCAGTGCCCCGGGAGGAGCCCTTGACCCCCAG gttgaagccagagggGGCTCCTGAGCCGGAAGGGGTGGCGGCCCCCCCACCCAAGAACAGCTTCAACAACCCCGCCTACTACGTCCTCGAAGGGGTCCCACACCAGCTGCTGCCGCCAGAGCCACCCTCGCCTGCCAGGGCCCCCGTCCCGCCTGCCACCAAGAACAAAGTGGCTGTCACCGTGCCTGCCCCACAGCTGGGGCGCCACCGGCCCCCccgggcaggagaggggagctcATCAGATGAGGAGTCGGGGGGCACACTGCCCCCTCCGGacttccctccccccccactcCCAGACTCCGCCATCTTCCTGCCCCTCAGTCTGGATCCTCTGCCGGGGCCGGTAGTCCGGGGTCGATGTGGGGGTGAGGCCCGGGGCCCACCCCCTCCCAAGGCCCACCCAAGGCCCCCgctgcccccaggcccctcccctgctaGCACTTTCCTGGGCGATGTCGCCAGCGGGGACGACCGCTCCTGCTCCGTGCTGCAGATGGCCAAGACGCTGAGCGAGGTGGACTATGCTCCGGCGGGGCCTGCCCGCTCCGTGCTCCTGCCAAGCCCCCTGGATCTGCAGCCACCCCGAGGACTGCCCTCAGACTATGGCCGGCCCCTCAGCTTCCCTCCGCCCCGCATCCGAGAGAGCATCCAGGAGGACCTGGCAGAGGAG TGA